One segment of Cynocephalus volans isolate mCynVol1 chromosome 8, mCynVol1.pri, whole genome shotgun sequence DNA contains the following:
- the TMEM69 gene encoding transmembrane protein 69 — protein MLHSIQKFSQASSKMLKYPFTVGLGASRRINTLSRKISLEQNICSLFPKPWLFLSFPVYTSKTQCYHTSPCSFKKKQKQAVLPARSPSTITYLPDSPKPALYVTLAGLIPFVAPPLVMVMTKTYIPVLAFTQMAYGASFLSFLGGVRWGFALPESSPAKPDFLNLANSMAPVVFSWFAFLISERLSEAIVTVVIGLGITLHIEVFLLPHYPNWFKALRIVVTLVAFFSFISTLVIKDIYPEKGLKPGQVE, from the exons ATGCTTCACTCCATCCAGAAGTTTTCTCAAGCATCTTCAAAG ATGCTAAAGTACCCTTTCACAGTGGGACTGGGAGCCAGCAGGAGAATAAATACACTTTCTCGCAAGATCTCTCTCGAACAGAACATTTGCTCTTTGTTTCCAAAGCCTTGGCTTTTCTTGTCATTTCCAGTGTATACAAGCAAGACACAGTGCTATCATACATCCCCATGCAGCTTTAAGAAGAAGCAGAAGCAAGCAGTACTTCCAGCCAGGTCACCAAGCACCATCACTTACCTGCCTGACAGCCCAAAGCCAGCATTATATGTAACTCTAGCAGGACTAATCCCCTTTGTTGCTCCACCACTGGTTATGGTGATGACAAAGACTTATATCCCAGTATTAGCCTTTACTCAGATGGCTTATGGAGCCAGTTTCCTATCCTTCTTGGGAGGGGTCAGATGGGGTTTTGCTCTGCCAGAAAGTAGTCCAGCCAAACCAGACTTCCTTAATTTAGCTAATAGTATGGCTCCTGTTGTGTTCTCGTGGTTTGCCTTTCTTATTTCTGAAAGACTCAGTGAAGCCATAGTCACAGTAGTAATAGGTTTGGGGATAACATTACACATTGAAGTTTTCCTCTTGCCACATTATCCCAACTGGTTCAAAGCCCTGAGGATAGTAGTCACATTAGTggcctttttttcatttataagcaCTTTAGTAATTAAAGATATTTATCCAGAGAAAGGACTCAAGCCTGGTCAAGTAGAATAA